The DNA window AAAAAGCGGTAGACGACGAGGCCGCAGCATCGCCAGCGCGCTGAAGCGCATTGCCCACCAGCGCCGCCGGTTGAGGGAGGGCGGCCCTGCAGCAGAGCCCGCCTCTGTGGGATGCGGTAATCTCGCCCCCTCGGGCGCATGCCTTCAGACCCTCCACCTTGGGAAACCACACCATGAAAAAATGGCTCGCGTTGTTGATCGGCGCAGCGTCCACGCTGGCTTTTGCGGGGACCGAATTCAAAAACGTGCCAGAAACCTTGCAAAAATCATTGCAAGGCAACAGCCTCAAGACGGCACAACTCGACCAAGGCGTGCTGCGCCTGCAAATGGACAAGCCCGTGGTCTCCGAGCTGGTGTATTCCACCCTGGTTTTCCACAACATCTGCGGCGTGCAGTGGCACTACCCTGAACAGTTCGCCCAGTTCGCCTTGAAACGGGTCGAGCTGCTCGACGCCGCCGGTGCGCAAGGGTATGCGTTTGATACCCGCGGTGATGTCTGCGTACAGATGGGACAACTGGGCAAGAACTTCCGCACCTTCATTGCCCAGCACACCGTCAAATGTGACGCAGGGATCTGTCCGCAGCACCCCTGAATCCGCACGGTGCAGGCCGCTGCTGCGGGCCTGGCGGGTTCTGGCTGGCCAGGACGCACCGTTTGCAGCACCCCTCCCCGCCTACAATCGCGCTATGCGCGCTCTTTACCTCCTTTTGCTGCTGGCTTTGACCACAGCCCCCTCCTTCGCCCAAAATACCAGTCAAAATGCCGCACAGGGCACAGCTGTAGAGCGCAGCCAGCTACCAAAAACAGAGCAAAAAACCACCCGCCAGGACCAGCGCACCGAGCGCATCCGCGTGGAAGACGGCGGCAGCCGCGTAGACGAGTTGCGCGTGGGCGGGCAAACCCAGACCATTACGGTGCAGCCCAAGACCGGCGACATGCCTGCCTACGAAGTGCTGCCGTCTGACGGCGTGCGCAACCTGCCCGGCAGCCGCAATGGCTCCGAGTCCACCACCGGTCCCCGTGTCTGGAACGTGATCAAGTTCTGACAAGCCCTGCCATACCGCGCGGCAACGCCCCACACCGCCCCTGACGATCGACCCCTTTCCCGCTGTGCTCTGACCGATGGCCGTATTTACACAAGTCTCTGACAACGAGGCGCGCGACCTGCTGCGCCAACTGCAACTGGGCGAACTGCATGCGCTGCGCGGCATCGAGGGCGGCATCGAGAACACCAACTACTTCGTCACCTGCGACCAGGGAGAGTTCGTGCTCACGCTGTTCGAGCGCCTGACCGCAGAGCAACTGCCGTTTTATCTGTACCTGATGAAACACCTGGCGCACGCAGGCATTCCCGTTCCCGACCCGCGCGCCAACAAGGCCGGCGACATCCTGCACACCGTGTGCGGCAAGCCTGCCGCCGTGGTGAACCGCCTGGTCGGCCGCAGCCAGCTGGCACCCGAGGCCGTGCACTGCGCTGCCGTGGGCGAGATGCTGGCGCGCATGCACCTGGCCGGGCGCGACTACGAGCGCCAGCAACCCAACCTGCGCGGCCTGCCCTGGTGGAACGAAACGGTGCCCGTGGTACTGCCGCACATCGACCCCGAACAGGCCGCGCTGCTGCGTGCCGAGCTGGCCTACCAGAACCACATTGCAGCCAGTTCCGCCTATGCCGCCCTGCCGCGTGGCCCGGTGCACGCCGACCTGTTCCGCGACAATGTGATGTTCGAGGGCGAGCAGCTCACCGGTTTCTTTGACTTCTACTTTGCCGGGGTGGACAGCTTTCTGTTCGACCTGGCCGTGTGCATGAACGACTGGTGCATCGACCTGCCCAGCGGCGCGCACGATGCACCCCGCGCCAACGCCATGCTGGCCGCCTACCAGGCCGTGCGCCCGCTCACTGCGGCCGAGCGCAGCCTGCTGCCTGCCCTGCTGCGCGCGGGCGCACTGCGCTTCTGGGTCTCGCGGCTGTGGGACTACTACCTGCCGCGCGAAGCCTCCATGCTCACACCGCACGATCCCTCGCACTTCGAACGGGTACTGCGCCAGCGGGTACTGCATCCCGTCATGCTGCAAGAATAGGCACCCGCATGAAACTACACATCGTTCCCGCACGCACGGGCCTGGCCTGGGTCAAAAGCGGCATCTTCGTCTTCCGCCGCCAGCCCATGGCCATGGCGGCCCTGTTTTTTATGACCATGGCCGCCATGTCGCTGGCCTCGATGGTGCCGCTGGTCGGCCCGGCGCTGGCGCTCACGCTGCTGCCCTCGGCCACGCTGGCCATGATGGTCGCCTCGGCAGAGGCCATGCAGGGGCGCTTCCCCATGCCCACGGTGCTGCTGGTGGCTTTTCGCACGGGGCGCCAGCGCCTGCACCACATGCTGCAATTGGGCGCACTGTACGCCGCCGGTTTTCTGGGCATCATCGCCTTGTCTTCACTGCTCGACGGCGGCCTGTTTGCGCAGGTTTACCTGGGTGGCGCGCCACTCACGCAAGAGACTGCAGAGAACCCTGACTTCCAGGCCGCGATGTGGGTGTGCATGGCGCTGTACCTGCCGCTTTCGCTGCTGTTCTGGCACGCGCCGGGCCTCGTGCACTGGCATGGCGTGCCGCCGGTCAAAAGCCTGTTCTTCAGCATCGTGGCCTGCGTGCGCAATATCGGCGCCTTCACCGTTTACGGGCTGGGCTGGATGGCGGTTTTTGCCATTGGCGGGGTGCTGGTCAGCCTGCTGTCGGGCCTGCTGGCCGTGGTGGGGATATTGCCGCCAGGCAATGTACCGGGCACCATGGGCGGCATCATGGTGGGCTTGGCGATGGTGATGGCCACCATGTTCTTCAGCTCCATCGTTTTTACCTTCCGCGACTGCTTCGATCCCCCTGAGAAGCCGGGCACACCCGAGGCCGACAATGCCCTTGCGCCCCCCACAGCCCCTGGCGCCGACTGACAGTCAGCACCCCCTGCTCGGGCGGCGCAGCCTGGTGCAGGCCGCTGGCGCATGGGCAGCCACCGCAGGCTGGCAGGCTGCGCAGGCACAGGCTCCAGAGACCTTGCACAGCCGCGTGGTGGAACTGCGCGGCGACGTGCTGCGCAATGGCACACCGCTCGACGCCCAGGACCGCATCGCCGCAGGCGACCAGCTGGAAACAGGCCCGGGTTCCCGCGTGGTGCTGACCGTGGGCGACAGCGCCTTCCTGGTACGCGAAAACACCCGCCTGGCAATCGAAGGTGACAACCCCGTCACCGTGCGGCTGCTGCGCCTGCTCTCAGGTGCCGTGGCCAGCGTGTGGAGCCGGGGGGCAGACCGCCAGATCATCACGCCCACCATGACCGCGGGTATCCGGGGCACGGGCGTGTACGCCGAGGTACTGCCCGAGCAGGACTTCCGCAGTTATTTCTGCAACTGCTACGGCACCGTGGACATCGCCGCAGGCGGCGACCGCACCGTGAGCGAATCAACTTACCACCAGTCCTTCTGGGCCGAGGCCAGCCCACGCAAGGGGCAAAGCCTGTTCCCGGCTCCGGCCATCAACCACACCGACGAAGAGATGGAAATGCTGGCCGCCCTGGTGCGCCAGCGCACGGCCTGGCAGATCAGCGGCATGAAAGGCCCCAAGGACGGGCGTGGCTACCAATACAAAAAACGCCCGGGGGTGACGGCCTTCCCCGGATATGAATAGACGCTCCAGCGCATTGCACGCTGGTAACCTCCTCCATTAGCTGCCGATGCGGCCGCCGTCGTTCTTGGTGATGACAATGGTGGCCGAGCGGGGGCGCTTGCCTGCACCGTAGCCCGCATTGGCGGGCCACTGGCTCTGGTATTTGGCGGGATCACCGATGTCGGACATCTTGGTGCTCTCGCCCGGGTGCTGGATGTTGACGAAGATGGCTTTGCCATCGGGTGTCTCGGCCAGGCCTGTGATCTCGCAGCCCTTGGGCCCGACCAGAAAGCGCTTGAGCGTGTCGGGCGTGGCCTGCTTGCCCACATAGGTGGTCACGTCGAGCTTGCTGCCGTCGGCCTGGGTGTAGCCCAGGGTCTTCTTGCCGCCGTCGCCCACGCTGCCGGGCAGGGCGGCCAGCATCATGCAGTTGGACACATCGGTGAACGCGCCATCGTCGGTCTGGATCCAGCAGATGCCGGTGGCCTTGCTGAACACCAGGCCGTCGGGGCTGGAGAAGTCCTGCTCGGCCGTCAGTGCAGAGATGTTCACCATGCCCTTGTCCGCCCCCGCCTCGGCGCCGAACAGGTACACGTCCCAGGTGAAGGCCTGGCCTGCGCCTTCCTTCATGCGCACGAGGTGGCCGTTGGGGTTGCCGTTTTGCTTGCTGGCGCCCTTCATGTCGGTGTAGGCGCGCGGGTTCGGGCCGTCGGGCAGGTACTGGCCGCTGGCGGGGTCGATGCTGCGGTTGCTGTTGTTGGTCAGCGTGAAATAGATCTCGCCGTTGGCGGGGTTCACGGCGTTCCACTCGGGGCGGTCCATCTTGGTGGCACCCACGGCGTCGGCGGCCAGGCGGGTGTTGATGGCGATGTCGCCCGCGTCGGCGAATTTGTAGGCCGCATAGCCGGCGATGGCGGCGTGGGCCATGGACAATTCCACCCAGGCGCCCGTGCCGTCGGCATTGAACTTGGCGACGTAGAGCTTGCCGCTGTCGAGGTACTTATCGCCCACCGCCAAGCGGTCGGCCGCGTTGGCATCCGCCGCATCCCACAGCGCGGTGGAGACGAACTTGTAGATGTATTCGCCGCGCGAATCGTCGCCCATGTACACGGTGAGCGGCTGGCCCGCCACCACCTTGCCAAACGCCGCGCTCTCGTGCGCGAAGCGGCCCAGCGCGGTGCGCTTTTTAGCCGTGCGGGTCTTGTCATAGGCGTCGATCTCGACGATGTAGCCCATGCCGTTCATCTCGTTGCGGTAGTCGTCGCTGCCATCCTGCGAGGCGCCGGTCTTGCTGTTGTTCCAGCGCTGGTACTGGTCGGCCGCACCGCCGCTCTCCCAGCCGTGGCGCGAGGCGGCACCCTGGTTGCGGCCGTAGCGCTTGAGCGCGGTCACGCTCTTGTCGTTGCCGCGCGCGGCATCGTCGGCGGCGCCGCGTGTGAAGTAGCCGAACCAGTTCTCCTCACCCGTCAGGAAGCTGCCCCAGGGTGTCTTGCCGGTGCCGCAGTTGTTCAGCGTGCCGCGCGTCATGGTGCCGGTGGGCGAGTACTTGGTGGCCATTTGCGCATGGCCGCGCGCCGGGCCGGCGATCTCGATGGGGCTGAGCGGCGTGAGGCGGAAATTCAGCGCCGAGTTGGGTGTGTAGCCCCACTTGCCGACCGTCTTGGTCACCTCGATCACGGCAATGCCGTGCAGGGCCACTTCCTTGTCCACCTCCGAGGCCGGGCGCGGCAGCGTGGAGGTGCCGCCGTTGGCGTGGATGAAGAAGGACGAAAGCTTTTCGTCGGTGGTGGCCTCATGGTTGATGGCCAGCAGGCCGCGCTCGGTGGCGCTGTCGCTGCGCTTGCCGTCGGCGCCCAGGCCGAACCACTCCATGCCGTCGTGGTGGTCACCACCACGCTGGTCGTAGTCGGTGTCGGTGCCATCGTTCTTGTAGGCGGCCGTACCCGCGATGATCGGGTCGCCCAGCGCGTACAGCACGCTGGCGGTGTAGCCCACGGGCACGCTGACCACGTCGGCCAGGCTCTTGGGCACGGCGGCAAAGCCCAGCAGCTTCTCGGCGGGCGCCACCGGGTCGTCGCTGCCGCCGCAGGCGCTCACGCCAAAACCGGCCAGCATGGCCGTGCCCACGGTGCCCACACCGCCGCGCAGCAAGCCCCGGCGCGACAACCGGGCGGTGAGGACAGCGCCAAACGTCGGATTGGCAGAAGTGTTGGAGTCTTCGTCGTTGAAATCAATGGCCGCTGCGGGCACATCCAAACGCTGGTTCATGGGTTCTTTCTGAAGGTCGTTGCAAACCCCTGCAGCGTAGAAACCCGCCATGACAATGGCATGAAGACTGCATGACGGCGCCGTGACTCTGGCGCGGCCCATGCTCGAGGCACGGCGCCCCGTTGCTTCTTTGTGAATAGCGCATGCCGCTGGATGCCATTGCGTCGGCACGAATAGAAGGGGCAGCTCAACCCGATCCGCCCCCTCTCAGCCGTTCCTCCGTCATGGGGAAATCAAGTTGAGCGATTGCCGTGTGGTACAGACCTTTGGGGACCGAGCGGAGCACGATCTGATCGTGCGCGTCGTGCAATACATCCGATTACCCAGGAGGGGGGTCGCCTCGTTTTTCAGTAGTGTCGTGTGAGCAATGGTTGGTCATGCGTCCAGACGGCGGCTATTGAGCATCCAGGTGTCCAACGCCAACTCCAGCAATGCAGTCTGACGTTGCTGGATAGCTTGCCCATCCCACCGGGCGGTGCGGAAGTTGGCGCCAGGCAGGGCCGCTAGCTGATTGACTTTGGTGTTCACACCAATGGCGAAGGTGTGGTCGAGGAGCTGGGTGCTGAGCAGGCCGGATTTAGCGTACTCCTCCTGCTTGTCAGTGAACCAGCTGCCGTGCAGGTCGTTGTGCTTGTTCACTGCCTGGTTGATAACACTCTCCAGCAAAGTAACGTTTCCCAGGCGGTACACGTGGCCTTCGTACTCGGCCCGGTTGGCCGCCAGGGCAGGAGGAATGGCGCCATCGCGGGGGGTCTGGGGCAGGATGTGTTCGATCTGCAGGCCATCGATGTAGCGCAACCCTTTCTGTGGGGTATTGCACAGGACCAGCAGCTTGTTTTCCATGCGGCCCAGCACATAGCGCAGGCGGTACAGGGGGTGGTAGTCGTTGTCGCGCAGGGTCAAAAAGCGCTGGCGGAATTCACCCAGCTTGTCTTGCAGGTAGGGACGCAGGGTGGCATCCACGACCGAGGCAATCTCGGCTTCGCTTTTCAGGCCCCGCAGTTGGACCGCCCACTGCACAAACAACCGCTCGTTGTTCTTGGCCTGTATGCCCAGGGTGTTGCTGTAAAAGAAGAAACTCTCGATTTGCTGGGCAAGGTAGTTGATCGCGTCGGCCGTACTGGTGTGATCCAGCGCCAGCAGCAAGATGAGATGTTGGCGCGACTTGATCTTGTTCATGAAGCCGATGCGGGTCACGGCCGGATAATCGCCCCCGTCGTTTTGCAGTTCGGTGGCACACACCAAGTCGGCGTAGCGGCGCGCGCCTCTTTCCAGCTCCACAGCCAGCTCGTAAGGGGCTTCCTCGTACCTCAGACGCTTTTTGCCTTCGACCGAGATGATCCATTTGTAAAGCTCGTCCTCACGCAAAATGCCGTCGAAGTGGCGCGCCATGAGGAAATACCGCAAAAAACGCAGGGGGCTGTCACCCTCCCGCGCCCGTTGCAGATGCCCCGTGAGGTCTTTCCACTTGTCCTTGATACGCGCAAAATCGTTGCCTTTGGCTTTGCTGAACAGCAGGTTCTTGACGAGGTCCATCGCGTTGAGCCCGGCTCCGCGCTGGTTGATGGTTTCAAAAATCTTCAGGGCGCTGCTGAGGTTTTCCGACTCAATGACGACGAGGTCGATTTTGGTGAGAAAGTAATACGCATACTCCGCCAATACGCCCAAGCCAGCATCAAGGTAGTTCTGCAAATGCTGCCTGATGCGGTCATAGGCAGCCCGCATGCGCTCGATCGATAGCGTGCTGCTTGGCGGCAGCGCCTTGCCCAGAATCAGCTGCAACAGGAAGTCTTTGCTTTCTTCGTATTGCAGCTCCAGCCGAACCTGGACCTGTTTGGATTGCATATCAAAACTGGAAAGCCAGGACTGAATGGTCTTGAGATAGTGCTCTTGCACCTGATCCAGTACTTGATCCTTCAACAAGTCTCGCAAGGCGCACATGGTGATGACGGTGGTGGTCAGCCGTTGCTGTCCGTCAATCACGTCGTACTTGCTGCCATTTTTCACAATGATGATGGAGCCAATGAAGTAGCTGCTGGGATCTTTGGCACCGGGGTCAAACTCATTGGCGATATCGGCAAGGAACTGCTCCACCTGGTCGTCCACTTCCCACACGTATTCCCGCTGGTAATCGGGAACGAGAAAGTGGTAATCCTTGAGCTTTTCGATGGTGTGGACCTGGGCTTTGACTTCCATGGGGGAGAACTTGGGTGGGTTAAAAACAATACAAAAACGATGCTGCAACAATCAAAGGGATGCAGGTGCACCGGGTTCAGGGTGGGTGGCGGAGGGATGGACAGCCACCTTCATGCCCTGCCGGATGGCCGCCACGATGGAAGGCGGCGTCAGCACCTGCACCCAGGTGTCAACCGGCAACGCGGACACCGCACTGTAGCCGTGGAATGACCAAGCACGCAGCCCCTTGGGGCCAATGAGCAGCACGCGACCATCTTCCACCGCCATGGCACCCACGGGCAAGTCGCTCAAGCGGGCCGCGTGGGTGCGCTTTGCTTTGTCTGGGCCTACCCGCTCGGCATGCAGCACGGCATCAATCTGGGCGATGGGCAGGCACGCCTGGCCGTTCGCAACGACATGGTCGGCACGGTTCGCGGCTGTCCAGATGCGGTTGAAATCGTCGTGTTTGTGGCGTTGGCACACGCGGCAGGGGCGGTGCCCCGCCGCATAGGCCGTGGCTTCGTCCAGAAAAAACAGCTCGGAATACGTGCCCTGAGTGAACGGAGAACGCTTTTGAAAACTGGCGTCCAGGCAGCAGGACACCCAGCTTTTGGTCGTCCAGCGGCGCACGATCTGGTCGTGCTCGTTATGCAAGATGCCGCGATTGCCCATGAGTGTGCCGCGCGCACGCACAGCGTGCAGGTCGCCCCTGGGGTCTACCTTGTTTTGGAGGGGGGCGGTGCGGATGGAATTGTCATGGCGTTTGAACGGGAGTAAAAACATTCATTTCCAGAATACAGCCGCAAGAAGAGAAGTGAAACCCGTTCCGTCTCCACCTGCACCCAGGGTTCGTCCATTTCTGCATTCGAACACCGTCGAAAACCACATCAGGCGCCGTCCAATCCGCATTCACCCCCTCACGCACCCTGCCGACTGTGAAGACTGCAGGTCAGCTCCGTTCCATTGCACAGCCGTGCCAAGCCTATGCCGGGGCAACGAAGTCGTAAACAAAGAATGCGTCATTCCGCTTCCAACCGGCGGATTGATAGAGCGCTTGTGCTGTTGTGTTGGTCACTGCCGTTGATAACGAAACGCGGACGGCGCCCTCGGCGATGGCAAATGCAACAGCCGCAGACAGGAGCTTCAAAGCCCTACCTTTGCGGCGTGCGAGCGCATCCACAAAGAGATCGTTGAGTACGAAGATGCGAGCCATCGCCACCGATGAAAAACTCGGATAGCGGCCATTGATGCCCCCAACATGACGAAATCCCAGTAACGGCACGCCTTCACTCGCCCCGATAATGCGCATACAACTCGTAACAATGGAGGGAGGGATGGTCAAAGTACGAAATCTGACGTTGTTGCTTGCGATTCTGATAGGTGGCTCTGCGGCATATGCAGGCGTGATAGACCAGATCGATTGCAGCAACGGCAGGCAACGCCCCGTGATGGAGCAATCGTTCTGCCGAAGCGCACAGCTGCGGGGCGTATACCAGTCCATGGAAGTTGCGCTCAACCGCGTGAAGAATGCGCTTCCTGCCCAAACAGCGGCCCTCACAGACAACCAAGCCCAGTGGGAAAGACTCTTGCTCGACTCCTGTGCCAGTGAATTTTGTCTTCACGGCAAGATGAAGGAACGCAAAGACGCACTGGACAAGTTGTATGCCGAAAGCACCGCTGCTGCTGCACCTGCGAGCAGACAAGCGACTGAAACGCGAACAGAAGATGACCGTTCGGCGCGGTACGGCCGGAGCAACCCTCGCCACGGAATACCGCAGCAGGTGGACTCTACAAATGTTTCCCCGGCCCGCTTGGCAAGTGGAGCGCCGGGGAAGGCCATTTCGGCTGCCGAGCAACATCTGAGCATGGAAGAACGCGTGGCGCAAGCCTACGCTCAACGAGATGCTGAAGCTGCGGCCCTGCGTGAAGCGCAGGAGCGAGCCGCTCAGGAATACGCAAGAGAGCAAGAAGTCCTTCGGATTGCCAATGAAGAGCGCGAACGTCAAGCCCGTGAAAACAAAGCGAAAGCCGACAAGCGCGCGGCAGAAGAACAAGCGCGCAAGGAGGCGCAGCGAATCGAGAAGGAAGAGGCGCAAAAGCGAAGCGCCTTCATCACCACGTGGGTGTCCCGCATCGCCCTGGCCCTGTTGGCGATCAACCTGGCGTATGCCTACATGGCGCGAAAGCAGAATCGCCTGGTGCTTTTTTCGAGCTACACAGACATTGCCCTGTGGATGGGCTCACCCATTGTCGCTTTCGTTATTTCGATTTTTCTGGCGGTATTTGGATTGCCGGACACCGCTGCCAAGGTCGTCGGAGGGCTTCTTGTCGCGGGCGCTGCCGGCATTGTTCTGCTGCATACCGCCCGGACGAACCATTCGTTTTGGATGACCGCAAGCTCCTTTGCCGCCAAGTGCACGTTGCTGGCCATAGGTGGTCTCATTGCAATCGTGGTCTACGTGCTGTTGGCGCCGGGCGGCCGCAAAAAATACGAGCGGCATGCATCCTACGAGCGCCGCTCCTCGGCTCAAACAGCCGTGGCGATGGCCGCCGGCGTAGGAGCAGCCGCTTATCTGGGTCATTTGCTGTGCGAGCGGCAGGAATTTGTCTCACTTGAAGATTACTTTGCAGGGACAGCGGCAGAAGCCGTGGCTACCGACGAAGCTCCGGCCGAGTCCCCGGCATAGCCCCCGTCACTCAAACGCCTCCGAGATGACCTCACAGGTCGCCCCGCCCTGAAACCACCACGTGCCCACTTTGTGAAGGCTTTGGTTGGTTCGTTAGTCTTACTGTGTCATAAAAGTAGCTTTTCACTCACACTGATGCCGTCGCAGCAAGGGCACAGTCCCAGACGGGCTATGAGTGCATAACTCAGCAGATGGCGAAAGCTTGTGATCGAGTTGTCCACGTGCCGCTGTGCGCGCAGGCCTGCCTCTGGGGATGTAATCTTGGGGAACGGCAGGCACTTGGCATTCGATGAAGTTTTTTTTACCCCCGACAGGCTTGTCGGCGATGAGCCGCTCACTCATCAAGAAGGCGTAGGCTGCGATACTCAAGCTCGCATGGTGGTGGAACCCTCGCCAGCCGCGCCCCTCATAGTGCCCCAAACCGAAGTCCTGCTTGAGGTCTTGGTAGTCGCGCTCGATACGCCAACGCTGGTAAGCGGAGTCGACCAAATCGTTCAAGGGGGTGCTCTCGGGTAGCGTTGACAGGATGTATTTGACTGGCTCGGCCTGCTCCACTGGCCACTCGATGAGCAACCACTCTTGCGGGCGCAGACGCGCCTTGCCAGCATTGCCAGCATTGCCAGCATTGCCAGCATTGCCAGCATTGCCACCAGCATGACGCACCCGCACCGCTGCGAACCGTCCCGTGAGTGGCGCGTTGGTGCCCTCGCGCCAACTGATCGTCTGGAACGCCTGCGCCGGTAACGACAAAGCCAGGGCCTTGACGCTCATCGGTTGCAACTGAGCGGTGCGCCGCGGCATCACGGGGGGCCTGCCTTTGCCGCTGTAGGTCTCAGGTGGCAGTGGCTCGACGCCAGGGGGCCAGACTACGACCGCTGAGGTGACCCCCACTGCATAGTGCAACCCCATGTCGCTGAGCGCCTGTCGGAACGCGGTGTCCACGCCATAGCCTGCATCAGCCAACACGCAGTGTCGGGGTGCACCTTCGCTCAGCAGGGTGCGCAACTGATGCAAGGCAATCTGTGTCTTGGTAGCAAAGCGAACCGACTCTGGTACGCCTGTGCGCTTGCGTCGCTCAGCGTCTTGCGCCCAGTCCTGGGGTAAATAGAGCTGCCATGCCACAGGAATGCTGCCTTGATCGCAAGCCAGCGAGACGCTCACCGCCACCTGGCAGTTGTCCTGCTTACCAAGCATGCTGCAGTATTGACGGGCTACGCCCACCGAGTGCACGCCCTTCTTGGGAAAGCCCGTGTCGTCGATGATCCACCAGCCTCCTCGGCTGAAATCCATGTGTGGCACAACCCACTGGCAGACCCGGCGCAGAACTTCGACATCGGACCATTGGGCCTTGGCCACAAAGTGATGCAGTGCTTGGTGTCTTGCACTGGCATGAAGCGGATCCACCCGCGCGGCCATGGGCTCCACACTCTTACGCGATAGCGGCAGCATCAAACCTGTGCAGTAACCCTTGAGACCTGCGTGGCGATCTGCGTGTCCCAGCGCCTGCGACAAATACTCCATGTACTGGTCAAACCGCTCACTCGCACTCATCGTCCCTCACGAGAAAAATCTGGAGGAGGCCATGATGCCATATTTATGACACAGTAAGATTATGGAGGCGACAAAGAACTGTTCGGCTCGTGGGCAGGGTGCGCTGCGAACTCCGCAGCGCACCCTGCCAACCATCGCAGTCGCAGGCTCGCTGTCAGGCCGGGACCGGCGCGCTCACCTGGTTGTGCAGCCCACCATCCACGAAGATATCCGCTCCGTTGATATAACGTGCAGCATCGCTAGCGAGGAAGACTGCGACTTCGGCGGCATCCCAGGGTGATCCCATGGCACCTGTCGGGCAGACAGCATTACGCGTCGCAAGCAGGTGCTCCAGCCCTTGTGGATGCGCAGCCACCAGTTGCTGGCGCACCAGGGCCGTGTCCATCATGCCCAGCAGGATGTTGTTGCAGCGGATGCCGCGCGCCGCGTACTGCATGGCTACGCTCATGCCGAGCGCGTTCAATGCGGCCTTGCTCGCGGTGTACGCACAATAGGCCGGGCTACCCGCGCGCACTCCCGCAACGGACGACACCTGCACGATGGCGCCCCGGCCCGCCTTACCCATCAGCGGCAGCACATGCTTGAGTGCAAGAAATGCCG is part of the Simplicispira sp. 125 genome and encodes:
- a CDS encoding homoserine kinase; the encoded protein is MAVFTQVSDNEARDLLRQLQLGELHALRGIEGGIENTNYFVTCDQGEFVLTLFERLTAEQLPFYLYLMKHLAHAGIPVPDPRANKAGDILHTVCGKPAAVVNRLVGRSQLAPEAVHCAAVGEMLARMHLAGRDYERQQPNLRGLPWWNETVPVVLPHIDPEQAALLRAELAYQNHIAASSAYAALPRGPVHADLFRDNVMFEGEQLTGFFDFYFAGVDSFLFDLAVCMNDWCIDLPSGAHDAPRANAMLAAYQAVRPLTAAERSLLPALLRAGALRFWVSRLWDYYLPREASMLTPHDPSHFERVLRQRVLHPVMLQE
- a CDS encoding BPSS1780 family membrane protein; this encodes MKLHIVPARTGLAWVKSGIFVFRRQPMAMAALFFMTMAAMSLASMVPLVGPALALTLLPSATLAMMVASAEAMQGRFPMPTVLLVAFRTGRQRLHHMLQLGALYAAGFLGIIALSSLLDGGLFAQVYLGGAPLTQETAENPDFQAAMWVCMALYLPLSLLFWHAPGLVHWHGVPPVKSLFFSIVACVRNIGAFTVYGLGWMAVFAIGGVLVSLLSGLLAVVGILPPGNVPGTMGGIMVGLAMVMATMFFSSIVFTFRDCFDPPEKPGTPEADNALAPPTAPGAD
- a CDS encoding FecR family protein → MPLRPPQPLAPTDSQHPLLGRRSLVQAAGAWAATAGWQAAQAQAPETLHSRVVELRGDVLRNGTPLDAQDRIAAGDQLETGPGSRVVLTVGDSAFLVRENTRLAIEGDNPVTVRLLRLLSGAVASVWSRGADRQIITPTMTAGIRGTGVYAEVLPEQDFRSYFCNCYGTVDIAAGGDRTVSESTYHQSFWAEASPRKGQSLFPAPAINHTDEEMEMLAALVRQRTAWQISGMKGPKDGRGYQYKKRPGVTAFPGYE
- a CDS encoding PhoX family phosphatase encodes the protein MNQRLDVPAAAIDFNDEDSNTSANPTFGAVLTARLSRRGLLRGGVGTVGTAMLAGFGVSACGGSDDPVAPAEKLLGFAAVPKSLADVVSVPVGYTASVLYALGDPIIAGTAAYKNDGTDTDYDQRGGDHHDGMEWFGLGADGKRSDSATERGLLAINHEATTDEKLSSFFIHANGGTSTLPRPASEVDKEVALHGIAVIEVTKTVGKWGYTPNSALNFRLTPLSPIEIAGPARGHAQMATKYSPTGTMTRGTLNNCGTGKTPWGSFLTGEENWFGYFTRGAADDAARGNDKSVTALKRYGRNQGAASRHGWESGGAADQYQRWNNSKTGASQDGSDDYRNEMNGMGYIVEIDAYDKTRTAKKRTALGRFAHESAAFGKVVAGQPLTVYMGDDSRGEYIYKFVSTALWDAADANAADRLAVGDKYLDSGKLYVAKFNADGTGAWVELSMAHAAIAGYAAYKFADAGDIAINTRLAADAVGATKMDRPEWNAVNPANGEIYFTLTNNSNRSIDPASGQYLPDGPNPRAYTDMKGASKQNGNPNGHLVRMKEGAGQAFTWDVYLFGAEAGADKGMVNISALTAEQDFSSPDGLVFSKATGICWIQTDDGAFTDVSNCMMLAALPGSVGDGGKKTLGYTQADGSKLDVTTYVGKQATPDTLKRFLVGPKGCEITGLAETPDGKAIFVNIQHPGESTKMSDIGDPAKYQSQWPANAGYGAGKRPRSATIVITKNDGGRIGS
- a CDS encoding DUF262 domain-containing protein, whose translation is MEVKAQVHTIEKLKDYHFLVPDYQREYVWEVDDQVEQFLADIANEFDPGAKDPSSYFIGSIIIVKNGSKYDVIDGQQRLTTTVITMCALRDLLKDQVLDQVQEHYLKTIQSWLSSFDMQSKQVQVRLELQYEESKDFLLQLILGKALPPSSTLSIERMRAAYDRIRQHLQNYLDAGLGVLAEYAYYFLTKIDLVVIESENLSSALKIFETINQRGAGLNAMDLVKNLLFSKAKGNDFARIKDKWKDLTGHLQRAREGDSPLRFLRYFLMARHFDGILREDELYKWIISVEGKKRLRYEEAPYELAVELERGARRYADLVCATELQNDGGDYPAVTRIGFMNKIKSRQHLILLLALDHTSTADAINYLAQQIESFFFYSNTLGIQAKNNERLFVQWAVQLRGLKSEAEIASVVDATLRPYLQDKLGEFRQRFLTLRDNDYHPLYRLRYVLGRMENKLLVLCNTPQKGLRYIDGLQIEHILPQTPRDGAIPPALAANRAEYEGHVYRLGNVTLLESVINQAVNKHNDLHGSWFTDKQEEYAKSGLLSTQLLDHTFAIGVNTKVNQLAALPGANFRTARWDGQAIQQRQTALLELALDTWMLNSRRLDA
- a CDS encoding GNAT family N-acetyltransferase, with product MTIPPSIVTSCMRIIGASEGVPLLGFRHVGGINGRYPSFSSVAMARIFVLNDLFVDALARRKGRALKLLSAAVAFAIAEGAVRVSLSTAVTNTTAQALYQSAGWKRNDAFFVYDFVAPA
- a CDS encoding IS701 family transposase; this encodes MSASERFDQYMEYLSQALGHADRHAGLKGYCTGLMLPLSRKSVEPMAARVDPLHASARHQALHHFVAKAQWSDVEVLRRVCQWVVPHMDFSRGGWWIIDDTGFPKKGVHSVGVARQYCSMLGKQDNCQVAVSVSLACDQGSIPVAWQLYLPQDWAQDAERRKRTGVPESVRFATKTQIALHQLRTLLSEGAPRHCVLADAGYGVDTAFRQALSDMGLHYAVGVTSAVVVWPPGVEPLPPETYSGKGRPPVMPRRTAQLQPMSVKALALSLPAQAFQTISWREGTNAPLTGRFAAVRVRHAGGNAGNAGNAGNAGNAGKARLRPQEWLLIEWPVEQAEPVKYILSTLPESTPLNDLVDSAYQRWRIERDYQDLKQDFGLGHYEGRGWRGFHHHASLSIAAYAFLMSERLIADKPVGGKKNFIECQVPAVPQDYIPRGRPARTAARGQLDHKLSPSAELCTHSPSGTVPLLRRHQCE